The window GCTAGCCCCCGGATGAAGGATGATGGAAGCATGCCTAGGGGTATACAGCAGGTATACAGCAGGCATGGAGAGGCAGAGACGGCACATGGATGGataaagagaagacgaagagaagatgctggctGCAGAGATGCTTGATTCTGATTCGAACCCCCCTCCCTTGTTTAGGATTCCGCAAAATCGCCTGCTCCAAAGAGCCCGGCGGCTGCTCGCGCTGCCAAAAGGAAGGCATCGCATGCGTCTACTCGCCGCAGAAGCCCATGGGCCGTCCCAGGAAACGGCGCCATGCACAGTCCCTCATGTCTGTGTCTCTGCCCATGCCTGCGTCTGCGGTTGTGACTGCGCCTGTGTCCACGGCTGCGTTAGATGCCGCTCATCCTTCAACCATAGCTGAGGCTCTGGCTCGTGTTCTCCCTTCAGCTCAGGCTGCGGCGCTGTCTGTTGGGGCACCGTCTGCATACCTCGGCGCCGGCCAACATGGCGGTCACAATCAGCAGCACCACTGCCATCAACAAAATACCACTGCTCATCAACACAATCACTGTCATTCACCTCAACCGGCCGTGACATCAGACCTGGCAGCAAGCTTGTTGAGCCAGCCTCTGCCATCGGACATATCCTCCTACCTGACCCTATCGTCCGAATACAACACAGACAACTCGATTTCACTTCATATAGATGACAATGGGGCGCTTGCTCATATTCCGCGCCACAGCCAAGGGTTTTTTGATGGTGCGGCTATGCCCATCATGAGCCTGAATCAGACTGATCTTTTCGAGAGCATTAGCTTTGACGAGATAGAGACGGACTCGTCTGTGTCTTCCATGTCCAAAGATTTCAACGACTCTCTTCAAAAATACATGGTTTCTCAGTATTTGGATCCTCCACCACTTAGCGAGTCCAGTCCTAGCACCAGCATCCACTCCAGCTGTTTTGGATCGCCAAAACCGCACCCGACCGCCTCTTGCGACTGCCTTGCCTCTCTCACACAAGCACTCAGCTCCCTGAATCGCCTACCGGCCGATGTCATATCTGCCATGCAAGTTGCTCGCAGTGCCACCAAGATTGCTTATGACACCCTCAGCTGTGTTCATTGCTATGGAGACCTATACGACCTGTCCAAGCCGTCGCCCGTCTCTCGCTTCCAAAGCATGATGTGCCTCGCTGCCCTTGTTCCCTCTGCCTGCAACGCTTATGCTACGATTTTGGAAATGGTAGATAGAGATGTGGAGCGAGCCAAAGGCCAACTTCAGTCCATATATTTCAATTTTAAAGAAGTCGGTGGGATCTGGG is drawn from Trichoderma asperellum chromosome 4, complete sequence and contains these coding sequences:
- a CDS encoding uncharacterized protein (EggNog:ENOG41~SECRETED:SignalP(1-27)), which codes for MDKEKTKRRCWLQRCLILIRTPLPCLGFRKIACSKEPGGCSRCQKEGIACVYSPQKPMGRPRKRRHAQSLMSVSLPMPASAVVTAPVSTAALDAAHPSTIAEALARVLPSAQAAALSVGAPSAYLGAGQHGGHNQQHHCHQQNTTAHQHNHCHSPQPAVTSDLAASLLSQPLPSDISSYLTLSSEYNTDNSISLHIDDNGALAHIPRHSQGFFDGAAMPIMSLNQTDLFESISFDEIETDSSVSSMSKDFNDSLQKYMVSQYLDPPPLSESSPSTSIHSSCFGSPKPHPTASCDCLASLTQALSSLNRLPADVISAMQVARSATKIAYDTLSCVHCYGDLYDLSKPSPVSRFQSMMCLAALVPSACNAYATILEMVDRDVERAKGQLQSIYFNFKEVGGIWGNLIDEKGSASPECTLLRSFHDRYLDPETWKATIRAILKVEVYGFNQKTASVSSTVDCSVSPYAFLHCGLKDVITLLDEKNQKRHDLADALVQANHALPDHNYLLTLGAPKLCPREDRPCVRMLDIARMALSNLAIS
- a CDS encoding uncharacterized protein (EggNog:ENOG41) — its product is MASGIAAAATAAATAQAASAPGPQKHRACDECRFRKIACSKEPGGCSRCQKEGIACVYSPQKPMGRPRKRRHAQSLMSVSLPMPASAVVTAPVSTAALDAAHPSTIAEALARVLPSAQAAALSVGAPSAYLGAGQHGGHNQQHHCHQQNTTAHQHNHCHSPQPAVTSDLAASLLSQPLPSDISSYLTLSSEYNTDNSISLHIDDNGALAHIPRHSQGFFDGAAMPIMSLNQTDLFESISFDEIETDSSVSSMSKDFNDSLQKYMVSQYLDPPPLSESSPSTSIHSSCFGSPKPHPTASCDCLASLTQALSSLNRLPADVISAMQVARSATKIAYDTLSCVHCYGDLYDLSKPSPVSRFQSMMCLAALVPSACNAYATILEMVDRDVERAKGQLQSIYFNFKEVGGIWGNLIDEKGSASPECTLLRSFHDRYLDPETWKATIRAILKVEVYGFNQKTASVSSTVDCSVSPYAFLHCGLKDVITLLDEKNQKRHDLADALVQANHALPDHNYLLTLGAPKLCPREDRPCVRMLDIARMALSNLAIS